TGATCCGGTTCAAATGCGCGTAGATCAGATTGAGCGCGGGCGTGGTGCCCCAGTGTCCCAACAGCCGGGGTTTGACGTGGTCGGACGAGAGCGGTTCGCGCAGCAGCGGGTTGTCCAGCAGGTAGATCTGTCCCACGGACAGGTAGTTGGCTGCGCGCCAGTAGGCGTTGAGCAGGTCGAGTTCGTCGTCGGAGAGGGTCGCGGTTGTCGGGGTCGCTGCGGTTTCTGCGGTCACCCCGCCGATTCTCCGGTGCGCGGGTGAACGTCGCCAGAAACGAAGGTCACTCTTCGCCGCGGGCCCGGGATTCGTAGGCCCGGCGTTGCGCGGGGTCGACCTGGTCGGTGAAGACGTGTTCGCCGCCGAGCAGGCGATTCATCCCCTCGGACAGCGCGCGCGGCAGAAACTTCTGCGACGCGATGATGGCGCCGGCCATTTTCGTTACGCGGACCCGTGGCCGGGGATGCGCCACCAGTCCCACGATGGCGTCGGCGATGTCGGTCGGTTCGGCGTTCTTGATGCCCTTGGCCCCGGTGGTGCCTGCGATCAGCTCGGTGTTCACGAACGTGGGCATGACGACCGAGAACTTCACGCCGGTCGTGCGGTATTCGATCCTGGCGGCATCGGTGAAGCCGATCACGGCGTGCTTGCTGGCGCAGTAGGTGGCCGCCCCGGCGATGTAGGTCTCCCCGGCGAGAGAGGCAATGTTGATGACGTGCCCGGATCCGCGCGGCACCATGCGTTGCGCCGCCAGCTTGCTGCCCAGGATGACGCCGTAGACGTTGATGTCGAGGATGCGCCGGGTGACGACGTCGGGTTCGTCGACGACCCGGCCGAGCGGCATGATGCCGGCGTTGTTGACCAGCACGTCGATCGGGCCGAGTTGGCGT
This genomic window from Mycobacterium saskatchewanense contains:
- a CDS encoding SDR family oxidoreductase, whose protein sequence is MADTASIGLKVRGKVIVITGGARGIGLATATALHNLGAKVTIGDIDEVKVKESGAALGLDVYRKLDVTDPHSFADFLDEVERQLGPIDVLVNNAGIMPLGRVVDEPDVVTRRILDINVYGVILGSKLAAQRMVPRGSGHVINIASLAGETYIAGAATYCASKHAVIGFTDAARIEYRTTGVKFSVVMPTFVNTELIAGTTGAKGIKNAEPTDIADAIVGLVAHPRPRVRVTKMAGAIIASQKFLPRALSEGMNRLLGGEHVFTDQVDPAQRRAYESRARGEE